The DNA region GGGGCCGTATCCCTTCCCAGGCCACAGGCCATCGGCACCGTCTGCTAAGGTTCTGAGAGCGCGAAAGCGAGGCGTCTTCGGTGCGCGGATGGCTTTCTAGATAGCTACACCAGCGAGGGGGGAGCGAAGGATGCGATGGCAATGCGGCCCGGTGTGGGCCATGGGACTGGTGTGGCTGGCGGGGTGCTCGGCGCCGGTGGCGGCCTCTGCGCCGCCGCAGGAGATCTATCTGGTCCGGCAGAGCATCACGGTGGACGGCCAGCAGGTGATGCCTGAGCGATCGAGTTTCAGCGCGGTGACCGTGACCCCCGGAGCCGATGGCAGCCAGACGGTGCGCCAACGGACCTTGTGGTTCGGGCCAGCGGGCACAGGCTCTGGGTCGGGTTCCCTGGCACTGAGCCCAGACGATCCGCAGGAGCAGCAGGTGCTGGCCGTGATCGGCAGCGGCTTCGAGATGACGGTGGACGCGCAGGGCGTGGCCCGCGGCGTCCGTGCCGTCGACGCCCCGGCCTTTGCGGCCCTGCAGGCGCGCCACCCGGAGCTTGCCGACGGCATGGCTCCCCGCGAACAGGTGGCCGGCCTGCGCCCGCTGCGGTTGCCAGAGGGCTTGGCCGTGGGCCAGGAGATCGTGCGCGAGGAGCCTTCCGCGCAATGGGGCGTGCTCACCTCGCGCCTGCGGGTGCGTGCGCTGACCGACGACGTGGCCGTGATGGACGTGGGCCTGGAAGGTACGGGCATGCGCGGCCAGGGGCGCCAGGCCCTGCGCCGCCGCGACGGCATGCCGGTCGAGCTGCGGCTTGAACTGCAGACCGAGGCGCGCGGAGGGCGGCCGGCCGCCACACTGCGCTTGAACGCCACCCATCTCGGCGAGGGCCCCGATCTGACGCAGACCAGCGACGCCGACACCTACCGGCAGATCCGCGACGACATGCTGCAGGCTCTGGCGAACCCGCCCTTTTCCGCGCCCTCGGACGATCCGGGCGCCTACCGGCCCGTGCGGGACAAGGAGGGCGAGCTGGCGGACTGGATGCTGCCCGCCTCCGCGCTGGACACGCTCGAAGAGCAGCTGCTGTTTGCGGCGCGCCCGAATGCCAAGGGGCACCGCCCCTGGTTGGCGATCGGAGGGCAATTCGGCGTGGCACCCCCGGGCACGACCGATGAGGGCGTGATGCCCCCGATGGTCGTGGCCCATCTCCGCTCGGTCGCCCTGCTGGACGCCCAGGGCGCCGCGCTGCCCGGCGTCGCGCCGGTGCTGACCCTGCGCAAGCTGGTCGCCGCGGATCGGTACCGCGTGAACGAAAACGAGGTGATGTTCCCGTTCCGCCTGCCGCTGCAGGCCACGGCGGCCCAGCTCCAACCGCTGGACGCGGTGCGCATGGCGGTGGATGTGGAGGTGTATGAATGGGCGGAGGCCGAACGGGTCGCCGCCGGTGCGCAATCGCAGGGCAACCCGAACGCCCGTATCGTGTGGACCGCGCCGCAGCGCCTGTCCATCGACCAGGCAAGGCCCCCGGCCGCGGTGCGCGAAGGGCTCTGGACCCTGGCCGTTCCGCTCGACGCCCAGGGGCGCGAAATGCCGTCAGCCAGCATGCTGGCGCCCCGGTACATCGACGACCCCGGGGCGCGGGACCCCCAGGCGCCGCTGCCGCTGGCCTGGGAGGTCGGCGCCATGCCGCTGCGCATCGACATCGCGGCGGCGCAGCCCATGGCCGCCGTGCAGCTGCGCCACTACCGATGGAAGCAGGTGCCGCGCGAATGGACGTTCCGCGACGCGCGAATCTTGGCGCGCCCTCCGGCTCCGAAGGCTGAAGCCCACCGGCCCTGAGCGGCATCCACCCCTGCCACCGCGGCTGCAGGCGCAGCAGTACGGTGCTGCGGTCCTCCGCCGCCGGCTCAGCCCGTTGCCAGGGCCGCCGCCAGGTGGTCGATCCAGGCCCGGGCCCGCGCCGGCAGAAAACGGTTGGGTGGGTACAGCAGCCAGGCCGTTCCGGAATAGGCGGTGGTGTGGCGCCAGCCGGCCAGCACACGCACCAGCGTGCCGGCTTCGATCGCGGCCCGCGCCGTGAAGCCGGGCAGGCTGGCGATGCCCAGGTGCGCCAGGGCGGCGTCGCGCCGCATCTCGCTGTGGTTGGTGACGTAGCGACCGCGCACGGCGACGGTGGTGGTGTCCGCACCCGTGTCGGTGCGGCTGGCGCCGCCCGCGCGCACGAAGCGCCAGTGCCGGTCGCGCTCGTCCTCGCCCAGCGGCAGGCAATCGTGCCGCGCCAGGTCGCGCGGGTGCTGGGGCATGCCGCGCTGCGCCAGGTAGGCGGGGCTGGCGCAGACCACATGCTCCACCGTCTCCAGTGGCCGTCCGGCCAGGCCGGGCGGAGGCGTATCGGTGATGCGCAAGGCCAGGTCGATGTCTTCGGCGAACACATCCACCGTGCGGTCGGTCACGACCAGCTGCAGATCCACCTCGGGATGCGCTGCGAGGAAGGCCGGCACCAGCGGGTGGATGCGCTGGCGGCCATAGGCCTTGGCCACGCTCATGCGCACCAGCCCGCGGGGCGTGCCGTCCGCATCGCCGGCCAGGGCCAGCACCTCGCGCGCAGCCGTTTCCAGCGGCTGGCACCGCGCATAGGCGGCACGGCCGGCTTCGGTCAGACGCAGCTGGCGGGTGGTGCGTTCCAGCAGCCGCACGCGCAGCACGCCCTCCAGCCGCGCCACCTGCCGGCTCACGGCCGAAGGCGTCAGCCCCAGCCCGCGCGCCGCGGCAGAGAAGCTGCCGGCCGCCACCACGCGCGCGAAGACGGCCATGTCGGGCAGGCTGTCGAGGGCTTCATTCGTGCGCATATGGAAGAGATCTTGTGCTGAACGGATGGATTATCGTCAGTGGTGCGCAAATCTACGATGCGCCCCATGTCTGTGTCCTCTCCCGCTCTCGCGGCTCTTTCTCCTTCTTCCCCCTGGCTGCTGCGTGCTGCCGACGCCGCGCTGCTGCTGGTCGCCATCGTCTGGGGCACCAGCTACGGCGTGGCCAAGGGCGCGCTTGCGTTCTACCCGGTGCTGGGTTTTCTGGCCGTGCGCTTTCTGCTGACCGCCGTGCTGCTGGCCCCGGCCTGCGTGGGCGCCAGCCGCGCGCAATGGCGGGCCGCCCTGCGCGCCGGTCTGCCGCTGGGCGGGCTGTTGACGGCGATCTTCCTGTGCGAAACCTATGGCGTGGCGCTGACGCAGGCCAGCCATGCGGCCTTTCTGATCAGCCTGTGCGTGGTGTTCACGCCGTTCGCGGAATGGGGGCTGCTGGGCCGCCGGCCGGCGCGCGCGGTGTTCGCCTTTGCGGCCGTATCGCTGGCAGGTGCCGCGCTGCTCGCGGGGGGCTGGCCGCAGCATTGGAATGCAGGCGACGGCCTCATCCTGGCCGCCGCCGTGCTGCGGGCCCTGACCGCCTGCGCCACCAGCCAGCTCACGCGCCGCCATGCGCAGGCGCCCATGCTGCTGCTGACGGCGGTCCAGTCGGCCGTGGTCGGCATCGGCTGCCTGCTGTTGGCCGTGGGAGCCGGTGGCCTGCCGCCGCTGCCGCAAGCCCCCGCCTTCTGGGGGGCCACGCTGTACCTGGTGCTGGGTTGCACGGTGTTCGCCTTCTTTGCGCAGAACTGGGCACTGCGCCACGGCTCTCCCAGCCGCGTGGGGCTGCTGATGGGGACGGAGCCCGCCTGGGGCGCGCTGTTCGCCGTGGTGTGGATGGGTGAACGGCTGGATGCGGGCGGGTGGCTGGGGGCGGCGCTGATCGTGGCGGCCGCCGGGTGGATGCTGCGCCGCGGCAGCGGTCGGTAGCAAAGGGCAGGAAGCACTCCGCAGGGGGCCAGCCGTCGTTTGTAGGCCAACGCCGCGAGGGGTGATCCGGTAACGAAGTGTGTACGTAGACGCTAGGACCGCACCGGATTGGGGCATGACATGTCTCGACCTGGTGCGTTGCAGGTCCCCGATCGGCCTGTTTTTGGTCATTTCGCCTCTTACAAAACTACGACTGCTTCGGCCCCTATGACTGCCTGGATCACCCAACTGCGCTTTTCGCGCAAGTTCGCCCTCATCGGCGCACTTGCCTTCCTGCTTTTCGCCGTACCTACGGCGCTGCTCCTCCAAGCCACCGCCGAGAAGGTGGCGGTGGCCCAGCGCGAACGGCTGGGACTGGCGCCCGGCAGCGAACTGCTGCGGCTATTGCAGCAGACCCAACAGCACCGCGGGCTGTCGGCCGCCTTCCTGAGCGGCGCGGCGTCCGCCGGCGCCACCCGGCAGGAGCGCCAGAAAGAGGTGGAAGACACCCAGGCGCGTGTGCGCACCGCCCTGGCCCCGTTGGCGGACGGTGCGCTGGGAAGCCGGCTGGACGGCATCGTCACCGAATGGCGGGCCTTGGTGGCCGGCGTGTCGGGCAAGACGCTGACGGGGGTGCAGAGCAACCAGCAGCATGCCGCCCTGATCGCCCACCTGCTGGAGCTGATCGACGACGTGGCGAACAGCTCCGGCCTGGCGCTGGACCCGGACGCCAGCACCTACTACGTGCAGCGCGCGGTGCTGGGGCCGTTGCCCCGGCTGACCGAATCGCTGGGCCAGATGCGCGCGCGGGGCGCCGTCGTGCTGGGCCGCGGCGATGCGTCGCCCGAGGACCGCGCCCGCATCGACGGGCTGGCCGAGCGCTCACGCCAGAACTACGAAGACGCGCGCAAGGCGCTGGAATTGGCCGCCGGCCGCGACGGCCTGCCCGCCGCCGTGGAGCGTGCGCGTGCCGCCGCGGTCACGTCAGCGCAGGAGGGCTTCAAGCTGGCCGATGAATCCATCATCCAGCCGCAGACCCTGACGCTCGCGTCCACGGAGTGGGTCGACCGCATGACCCGCGTCATCGATGCGCAGTTCGTGTTGGTCACCAATGCGTTCGACCTGCTGCGCGACTCGCTGGACGCGCAGATCAGCACATTGCGCCAGGGCCTGATCTGGCTGTGCGTGGCGCTGGCCGCACTGTCTTCGCTGGCGCTGTGGGTGATGGTGATGGTCACGCGCACGACCACCCGGTCGCTGGACAGCGCCGTGCGCCTGGCCGAAGCCGTGGCCGCCGGTGACCTGTCGATGCGGGTGCAGCCCCAGGGCCGCGACGAGGTGGCGCGGTTGCTGGCAGCCATGCAGGGCATGACCGTGCAGCTGAGCGGCGTGGTGGGCAGCGTGCGGTCCAACTCCGAGAGCGTGGCCACGGCCAGCGCCCAGATCGCCCAGGGCAATGCCGACCTGAGCCAGCGCACGGAAGAGCAGGCCAGCGCGCTGGAGGAAACCGCCGCGTCGATGGAAGAGCTGGCCTCCACCGTGCAGCACAACGCCGACACCGCGCGCGAGGCCAACGAGCTGGCCCGCAGCGCGTCGGACGTCGCATCGCGCGGCGGCGCCGTGGTGCAGCAGGTGGTGCAGACCATGCAGGGCATCAACACCAGCTCCAGCCGCATCGCCGACATCATCGGCGTGATCGACTCCATCGCCTTCCAGACCAACATCCTGGCGCTGAACGCGGCGGTGGAAGCGGCCCGCGCGGGCGAGCAGGGCCGGGGCTTCGCCGTGGTGGCCAGCGAGGTGCGCAGCCTGGCCCAGCGCTCGGCCGCCGCCGCGCGCGAGATCAAGGAACTCATCACTGCCAGCGTGAGCCAGGTGGGCGAGGGCACGCAGCTGGTGGACCATGCCGGCCGCACCATGCAGGAGATCGTCACCTCCATCCAGAAGGTGAGCGATCTGGTCGGCATCATCAGTGCGGCGACGGCGGAGCAGAGCGCCGGCATCGCCCAGGTGGGCGAAGCCGTGGCGCAGATGGACACCACTACGCAGCAGAACGCCGCGCTGGTCGAGGAAAGCGCAGCCGCGGCCAGCAGCCTCAACGGCCAGGCGCAGCAGCTGGTGCAGGCCGTGGCAGTATTCCGCCTGGCATGACCCCTCCCGCCCCGCAGCCCGTCGCCGCTTCCGCACCCGCTATCGCCCGCGCAGTCCACCACGGCGCGGGGCGTGGCCCGCTGCGCGCCATCGCCGGCTTCGAGGCGCTCAAGGGCGCGCTGGCGCTGCTGGCCGGCGCGGGCCTGCTCAGCGTGCTGCACCGCGACCTGCACCAGCTGGCGGTGGCGCTCATCGGCCATATAGGCCTGAGCCCGGGCCAGCGCTACCCCGCGCTGTTGCTGTCGCAGGTGGATGTGTGGGCGCATGAAGACCTGCACCTGCTGGTGATGGCGGCAGGCGCGTATGCCGCGCTGCGCTTTGCCGAGGCCATGGGCCTGTGGCGCGGCCGCGCCTGGGGCGAGTGGCTGGGCGCGCTGTCGGGGGGGCTCTACATCCCGTTCGAACTGTGGCATTGGGCGCACCGCCCCACCTGGCTGGCGAGCGCGGTGGTGGTGTTCAACGCGGCCGTGGTGGTTTATCTGGGATGGCAGTTGTGGGTGCGGCGATTGACCGCGCCTGCGGAGGTTTGAGCCCCAGCGGCTCACGTTAAAACCCAGAAGAATATCGAACCGCGTTCAAATGCAGCCCAAGGATATAATCTAGCGCTGTGCATCCCGCGGCTACGGCACCGCACCCCCACCGCAGTGCCTGCCCCCAGAGCGCAAGCTCTGGACCCCGCCGTCTTGCCCACCCTGAGGCGGGTGAAAGCTGCCGAGCGCAGCCCAACCGGTACCGAGGCGTGCATACCGAACGCCCGGCCCCTGCCAGAGGCTGCGGCTCCGAACCACCATCCCCTTCCAACAGCGCGCCTTCGTCGCGCTCCCTCTTCAGAAAGACGCTTTCCATGAGCACCAAGATCTATGTGGGCAACCTGCCCTATACCGTCGACGATGAAAGCCTGCGGAGCAACTTCGCCGAGTTCGGCGGCGTCTCTTCCGCCAAAGTCATGATGGACCGTGAAACCGGCCGCTCCAAGGGCTTCGGCTTCGTGGAGATGGAATCCGCGGAAGTTGCGCAGGCAGCCATCACCGGTCTGCACGGCGTGTCCGTCAATGGACGCTCGATCGTCGTGAACCTGGCCCGTCCGCGCGAAGCGGGTGGTGGCGCGGGCGGCGGCTCGGCAGGCTACCGCGCCAGCGGGCGCGCGGACGTGGGCTATGGCAACGGCGGCTTCGGCGGCGGCCGCTACTGAGCGGTAGCCACCGCTTGAAAAGACCGGCTCCATCGGGCCGGTTTTTTTCGTCCCGATGTCCGCGATGCCCTCCGCGGCCGCGACGGACCAGCAAGGCACGGCGCGGCGCTGCCGGTCCGCGCGGCGGTCTCCGTCACGGCCTTGTCACGGCGGCCCGGCATCGTCCGGCTTTTGTTCCACGCAAGAGCCGTTCGCATGTTCCCTCGCTCCCGTCTCGCCGCCTGTGCCGCACTGGCCTGTGCCTTTCTCTCCCCCGCACACGCCCAGCAGGCCTTTCCCGCCACGCTCGCCGGCCACGCCGTGCTGCCCGCGCAGTCGCTCATCGCCTCGCCCCAGGATGCACCGGCCGACCTGCAGACCAGCGGCAAGTTCACCACGCCCCGGCGCGTGGACGCGCTGGGCAGCGTCGAAGGCCTGTCCTACGGCCGTCCCACGGGCGTGTCGCTGCCCTTCAAGGGCCAGCCTGCCCAGGGCCACTCGGGCATCAAGCGCATGGCCGACGGCACGTTCTGGATCCTCACGGACAACGGCGCCGGCGCCAAGGCCAACTCGCCCGACTTCATGCTGTACCTGAACCACTACGCGGTGGATTTCCAGACCGGCCATTTCAAGCGCCAAAAAACGGTGTTCCTGCACGACCCCGACAAGAAGGTGCCGTTCCGCATTGCCGAAGAGGGCACGAAGCAGCGCTACCTGACGGGCGCGGACTTCGACCCCGAGAGCTTCCAGTTCGCGGGTGGCGCGCTGTGGATCGGCGAGGAGTTCGGGCCGTACCTGATCAAGGCCGACCTGCAGGGCAAGGTGCTGGCGGTGTTCGAGACGCAGGTGGACGGCAAGGTCGTGCGTTCGCCCGACCACCCGGCCATCACCGCGGCGGCTGCGCCGGATGCCAAGGCGCCGGCCTTCGAGGTCAAGCGCTCCAAGGGCTTCGAGGGCATGGCCTCTTCCAAGGACGGCAGCAAGCTCTACGCGCTGCTGGAAGGCCCCCTGTGGAACGAGTCCGCCAAGGCCTATGAGGCGGTGGAGGGCGGCAAGCAGTACCTGCGCGTGCTGGAGTTCGACGTCAAGGCCGAGCAATGGACCGGCCGCCACTGGAAGTACGTGCTGGAGGCCAACCACCACGCCATCGGCGACTTCAACATGATCGACGCCACCACGGGCCTCATCATCGAGCGCGACAACGGCGAGGGCACGGCCGACCAGGCCTGCCCCGAAGGCCAGAAGCGCACGGACTGCTTCCACGACCTGGCGAAATTCAAGCGCGTCTACAAGGTGGAGCTGACCGATGCCAACGCCGGCGGCGAGCTGCGCAAGGTGGACTACATCGACCTGATGAACCTGCAGGACCCGCAGCGCCTGGCGAAGAAGCCGCTCAACCACGGCGTGCTGACCTTCCCGTTCTTCACCATCGAGAACGTGGACGTGGTGGACGCCACGCACATCGTCGTGGGCAACGACAACAACCTGCCGTTCAGCAGCAGCCGCGCGCCGAACCAGGCGGACGACAACGAGCTGGTGCTGCTGGAAGTCGGCGAGTTCCTGCGCGCCAAATAAGGTCTGCGCAGGCGGGGGCCGGCGCCTGCAGGGGCCGCGCCCGCTCCTTGGCGTGGCGCAAGGGCGCGTGCGGCAGCGCGGTGTATAAGCGGCGCACCCGATTTCCGCCCTGCACCGCGCCAGCCATGTCCTTGCCCGATCCCGCCCCTTCGCATTTCGAACGCCAGCATGCGTGGCTGGACGCGCAATTGCATGCCCACCTGCTGGACGTGGCCGGGGGCGACTTCGGCAGCGCGCTGCAGCGACTGCAGCAGTGGTGGGCGCATCTGGAACGCCACATCGACATCGAGAACACCCGGTTGCTGCCCCACGTGCCCGAGGGCCCCCGCTGGGCGGCGCGGGTGTACCGGCTGGAGCACGAGCGCATCGCCGAACTGGCGGGCGACTACCTGCAGCGCGTGCAGCAGGTGGTGCGCCATCCGCCGCAGGACGAGACCGGCCGGCGCCGCGCCGTGCTGATGCTGCTGGACTCGGCCCACACCCTGCGCCATGTGCTGGAGCACCACCACGAGCGCGAGCACACCGCGCTCGCCCGCGAGCTGCCGCTGGACGTGCAGCAGGCCGCCTGGGCCGGCGAGGGCGCTGCCGCCGGCTGAACGAACCGAACGCGCACGCGGCGCAGGGGCCCGCCGGCAGCGCCCGCGCGCGCCACGCGGGCATGGGCCGGCTGGCACAATCGATCGAACGCCTTTCCCTCACATCCCTTCTTCCCCCTTCATCCGCGCCATGTTCACCGGCATCGTCCAGGCCACGGCAGGCATTGCCGCCATCCACGACCGCGCAGGCCTGCGCACCTTCACGCTCGACTTTCCCGAGGGCTTCTGCGAAGACCTCGCCATCGGCGCCAGCGTCTCCACCGACGGCGTGTGCCTCACGGTGACCGAGATCCTGTCGCCCACGCAGGCCAACTTCGACGTGATGCTGCAGAGCCTGAACATCACCACGCTGGGCCGCTATGCCCAGGGCGACCGCGTGAACGTGGAGCGGGCGGCCAAGGACGGCGCCGAGATCGGCGGCCACCCGCTGTCGGGCCATGTGGACTTCACAGGCACGCTCATCGAGCGGCGCGAATTCGACAACAACCTGGTGTGGCGCGTGGCCGTGCCGGAGGCGTTTCGCCGCTACATCTTTGCCAAGGGCTACATCGCCATTCACGGCGCCAGCCTGACGGTGGCCGAGGTGAACCGCCAGGAGGGCTGGTTCGAGGTGTGGCTGATCCCTGAGACGCGGCGCGCCACCGTGTTTGAAACCAAGCAGGTGGGCGACCGCCTGAACATCGAAATCGAACGCAGCACCCAGGTGGTGGTGGACACCGTGCGCGAAGCAGTGCAGGAAAGCCTGGGCCGCCTGCAGCCCGTGCTGGAGGCGCTGCTGAAAGAAAAGGGCCTGTCGCTCGACGACTTCGTGCAGGCGCCCGTGCTGCCGCAGGGATAAGGGAAGAAGGCGGCGTTGGCGCGATGACGACGACAACGGTGCGCCCGTTGGTCACCGCCGACCTGCCCGGCCTGCTTGCGGTGCAGCTGGCCTGCTACGGCGAGGGCTACGTGGAAAGCGGCGAGGTGTTCGCCCGGCGCCTGGCCAGTGCGGCCAACTGCTCGCTGGTGCTGGAGCGCGCGGGCGTGGTGTGCGCGTACCTGGCAGCCTACGGGTCTGTGCGGGGCAAGGTGACACCGCTGCACGGCGACTTTGAAGAGGTGCCGCAACCCGACACGCTGTACCTGCACGACATGGCCGTGCTGCCCGCGTGCGCAGGCCAGGGCTTGGCCCGCGCGCTGCTGCGGCCGATGTGGGACGTTGCGCGCAGCCGGGGCCTGCGGCACTCCGCGCTGGTGTCGGTGCAAGGATCGCAAAACTATTGGGAGCGCCAGGGCTACGCGGTGCAACCCCTGGCCGATGCGGTGCAACGCGCGCAGCTGGCCCGCTACGGCGAAGGCGCCGTGTACATGGTGCGGGCGCTGTAGCCGCCCTGGGCTCGCGCCGCCACACCTTGGAACTTGAAATGGGGCGCGGCAGTCCGAGCGCAGCGCGTCATGCTGCCTCGTCATAATGCGCGCCATGCCCAACCGCTGGAAACCCAACGTCACCGTGGCCGCGCTCGTCGAGCGCGAGGGCCGCTTTCTGCTGGTCGAGGAAGAAACCACCGACGGCCTCAAGCTCAACAACCCCGCCGGCCACCTGGACCCGGGCGAGTCGCCCATCCAGGCCTGCGCGCGCGAGGTGCTGGAAGAAACCGCGCACGAATTCGTGCCTACGGCGCTGGTCGGCGTGTACCTGAACCGCTTTATCAAGACGCGCACCGGAGACGACATCACCTACATGCGCTTTGCGTTTGCCGGCACGCTCGGCACGCACCACGGCTGGCGGGCGCTCGACACCGGCATCGTGCGCACGCTGTGGATGACGCCCGACGAGATCCGCGCCTGCCCCGAGCGCCACCGCAGCCCGCTGCTGCTGCGCTGCCTGGAGGACTACCTGGCGGGCCAGCGGTTTCCGCTGTCGCTGGTGCACACCGATCCCTCGGTGACTGAGCCAGCGGCCGGCTGAGCGGAGCGCGTGCCGCGCCCCGGGCCGTTGGGGTAGCCGGTGGTCCCCACGCTGCGCCTTGTCATGCCTCCACGGCGATCCTGTGGGTCTTGACTATGTTCCTGTAGAACTGGATGCGCTGCTGCACTTCCTTGCGGAAGTCGACGGGCTTGAGGGCTTCCGGCAGCATTGCGCCGCGGTCGTTCCAGGCCTTGTGCGTGGCGGGGTCTCGCAGCACCGTGCGCATGGCCTCATACAACTGGGCAATGATGGGCTCGGGGGTCTTGGCAGGTGCCGCCAGGCCCGTCCAGGAAGTCAGGTTCAGTTCGGGCAGCTTGAGTTCGTCGAACGTGGGTACATCGGGCAGTTGCGGCGCGCGGATGGGCGAGGCCACCGCCAGCGCGCGCAGGCGGCCGCTTTGCACCATGCTGAGGTTGGATGAGAGGTTGTTCCAGGTCATGTGCACCTGGCCCGACTGCAGGTCGGTGAGCGCCGGGCCAGCGCCTCGATACGGGATGTGGGTGATGGACAGGCCCAGCTTGGCCTTGAGCAACTCCATGCTCAGGTAGGCCACCGAGGCGTTGCCTGAGGAGGCGTAGTTCAGCTTGCCGGGGTTCTCCTTCACGTACTTCACGAACTCGGTGAAGTTTTTCACCGGCAGGCCCGGGGTCACCAGCAGCACATTGGCCAGCCGGTCGATCATCGTGATGGGCGCGAAGTCGTTCACTGCGTCGTAGGGCAGGTTGGGCGTGAGGATCGGGTTGATCACGTGCGTGGTCTGCGAGGTGACGACCAGCGTGTAGCCATCGGGCTGCGCCTTGGCGACTTGCGTGCTGCCGATGGCGCCACCGGCGCCGCCCTTGTTCTCCACGATCACGGTCTGCCCCAGCACGCGCCCGAGCCGGTCGGCCATGGCGCGGCCGGCGCTGTCCACCGAACCGCCGGGCGGGAACGGCACCACCAGCGTGATCGGGCGGGAAGGGTAGCGGTCGGTGGCCTGGGCCAGCGCCGGCAGGGCGGTGGCGCTGGCCAGGGCGGCGCTGGTCTGGATGAAGCGGCGGCGGGTGACGGACGTGGGCATGGCGGGATCCTCAGGGTCAGGGGTTCAAGTGGGGGTCGAAACGGAAGGGGCAGCGCAGGACGGGCGGATGCGCGCAGCCAGGTCGTGCAGCACGCCCGCGATGTCCTCGCGCAGGCGGTGCGCCTGGGGCAGAAGCTCGCGGGTGTGCTCGTTCAGGTAGAGCGCGCGGTTGATCTCGATCTGCAGGCTCTGGTGTCCGCGCAAGGGCGCGCCGAACGTGCGCAGCAGCGCCTGCCCCGCGTAGGGGTCGTTGATGGCCACGGTATAGCCGCGCTGGCGAAACGCCTGCGCGACCTGCCGCGTGAATTCGCCATCGCAGCTCTCCCCGTGCAGGTCGCCCAGCACCACGTCGGCCAGCGGGCCGGGGGCCACGCGGCCCAGGCGTTCATAGGCGTTGCTGGGCATGGAGTGCAGGTTCAGATGCCAGCGTGCGCCCTCGGGGCCTGCGGCGGCCGCCTCCAGCGCCTCGGCCAGCGCCTGCCGGTAGGGACGCCAGTAGTGGTCGATGCGGTGGGCCACTTCGTGTGCCGCGAGGCGGCGCGCATAGATGGGCTGGCGGGCTGGGGTGTGGGTGGGCACCAGCCCCATGCCCAGCTCCAGGGTGCGCGCGGTGGGCGCCGTGGGACCGGGCCAGGCGTCGGCCAGCATGGCGGGGTGGATGTCCTGCACGTCCCGGTTGGGGTCGATGTAGCTGCGCGGGAAGGTGGCCTGCACCAGGGTGCCGCCAACCTGGGGCACGGCGTCCCACAGCCAGTGCACATGCGTGTCCTCGCAGCGGCGCAGGTCGCCGGTGGCGACGGCATAGCCAAAGTCGGGGGGGTAGTCCGTGCCGCTGTGGGGCGAGTCGCACACTAGCGGGATGGCGGTGCCGGCGGCGGGCCCCAGCACCTGCACGGGCTCACGGGGGATGGGAAACGAAGGTAAGGCGGGCATGGTCTGGCGCGGGGTCGCTGAGTTCGATACGGATGGGCCAAGCGTAGGCAGCCCTGCGCCTGCGGGCAAACGACAATTTCGTCGTGCGTGATAACCGGATGTAATCACCCCATGCAGTTCAAATCCCCCTCGC from Paracidovorax wautersii includes:
- a CDS encoding LysR family transcriptional regulator — its product is MRTNEALDSLPDMAVFARVVAAGSFSAAARGLGLTPSAVSRQVARLEGVLRVRLLERTTRQLRLTEAGRAAYARCQPLETAAREVLALAGDADGTPRGLVRMSVAKAYGRQRIHPLVPAFLAAHPEVDLQLVVTDRTVDVFAEDIDLALRITDTPPPGLAGRPLETVEHVVCASPAYLAQRGMPQHPRDLARHDCLPLGEDERDRHWRFVRAGGASRTDTGADTTTVAVRGRYVTNHSEMRRDAALAHLGIASLPGFTARAAIEAGTLVRVLAGWRHTTAYSGTAWLLYPPNRFLPARARAWIDHLAAALATG
- a CDS encoding RNA-binding protein is translated as MSTKIYVGNLPYTVDDESLRSNFAEFGGVSSAKVMMDRETGRSKGFGFVEMESAEVAQAAITGLHGVSVNGRSIVVNLARPREAGGGAGGGSAGYRASGRADVGYGNGGFGGGRY
- a CDS encoding methyl-accepting chemotaxis protein encodes the protein MTAWITQLRFSRKFALIGALAFLLFAVPTALLLQATAEKVAVAQRERLGLAPGSELLRLLQQTQQHRGLSAAFLSGAASAGATRQERQKEVEDTQARVRTALAPLADGALGSRLDGIVTEWRALVAGVSGKTLTGVQSNQQHAALIAHLLELIDDVANSSGLALDPDASTYYVQRAVLGPLPRLTESLGQMRARGAVVLGRGDASPEDRARIDGLAERSRQNYEDARKALELAAGRDGLPAAVERARAAAVTSAQEGFKLADESIIQPQTLTLASTEWVDRMTRVIDAQFVLVTNAFDLLRDSLDAQISTLRQGLIWLCVALAALSSLALWVMVMVTRTTTRSLDSAVRLAEAVAAGDLSMRVQPQGRDEVARLLAAMQGMTVQLSGVVGSVRSNSESVATASAQIAQGNADLSQRTEEQASALEETAASMEELASTVQHNADTAREANELARSASDVASRGGAVVQQVVQTMQGINTSSSRIADIIGVIDSIAFQTNILALNAAVEAARAGEQGRGFAVVASEVRSLAQRSAAAAREIKELITASVSQVGEGTQLVDHAGRTMQEIVTSIQKVSDLVGIISAATAEQSAGIAQVGEAVAQMDTTTQQNAALVEESAAAASSLNGQAQQLVQAVAVFRLA
- a CDS encoding esterase-like activity of phytase family protein; translation: MFPRSRLAACAALACAFLSPAHAQQAFPATLAGHAVLPAQSLIASPQDAPADLQTSGKFTTPRRVDALGSVEGLSYGRPTGVSLPFKGQPAQGHSGIKRMADGTFWILTDNGAGAKANSPDFMLYLNHYAVDFQTGHFKRQKTVFLHDPDKKVPFRIAEEGTKQRYLTGADFDPESFQFAGGALWIGEEFGPYLIKADLQGKVLAVFETQVDGKVVRSPDHPAITAAAAPDAKAPAFEVKRSKGFEGMASSKDGSKLYALLEGPLWNESAKAYEAVEGGKQYLRVLEFDVKAEQWTGRHWKYVLEANHHAIGDFNMIDATTGLIIERDNGEGTADQACPEGQKRTDCFHDLAKFKRVYKVELTDANAGGELRKVDYIDLMNLQDPQRLAKKPLNHGVLTFPFFTIENVDVVDATHIVVGNDNNLPFSSSRAPNQADDNELVLLEVGEFLRAK
- a CDS encoding DUF2127 domain-containing protein, with translation MTPPAPQPVAASAPAIARAVHHGAGRGPLRAIAGFEALKGALALLAGAGLLSVLHRDLHQLAVALIGHIGLSPGQRYPALLLSQVDVWAHEDLHLLVMAAGAYAALRFAEAMGLWRGRAWGEWLGALSGGLYIPFELWHWAHRPTWLASAVVVFNAAVVVYLGWQLWVRRLTAPAEV
- a CDS encoding riboflavin synthase subunit alpha, translating into MFTGIVQATAGIAAIHDRAGLRTFTLDFPEGFCEDLAIGASVSTDGVCLTVTEILSPTQANFDVMLQSLNITTLGRYAQGDRVNVERAAKDGAEIGGHPLSGHVDFTGTLIERREFDNNLVWRVAVPEAFRRYIFAKGYIAIHGASLTVAEVNRQEGWFEVWLIPETRRATVFETKQVGDRLNIEIERSTQVVVDTVREAVQESLGRLQPVLEALLKEKGLSLDDFVQAPVLPQG
- a CDS encoding DMT family transporter; its protein translation is MSVSSPALAALSPSSPWLLRAADAALLLVAIVWGTSYGVAKGALAFYPVLGFLAVRFLLTAVLLAPACVGASRAQWRAALRAGLPLGGLLTAIFLCETYGVALTQASHAAFLISLCVVFTPFAEWGLLGRRPARAVFAFAAVSLAGAALLAGGWPQHWNAGDGLILAAAVLRALTACATSQLTRRHAQAPMLLLTAVQSAVVGIGCLLLAVGAGGLPPLPQAPAFWGATLYLVLGCTVFAFFAQNWALRHGSPSRVGLLMGTEPAWGALFAVVWMGERLDAGGWLGAALIVAAAGWMLRRGSGR